A genome region from Paenibacillus pabuli includes the following:
- a CDS encoding FecCD family ABC transporter permease produces the protein MSSKASSASHNTESPTAKIHTRPWAATLILTGGLVLLALGMALSISFGAADIKLGVVWQAIFNFNPDLTPHQIIWEIRLPRILGGAMVGACFAVAGAIMQGMTRNPLADSGLLGLNSGAGFALAVCFAFFPGMPYMYIIMYSFIGAGLGVLLVYGFGAASRSGLTPLRLVLAGAAVSAMLSALSEGIALYFKIGQDLAFWTAGGVAGTKWSQLEVMFPWVLAALIAGLIISRSITLLSLGEEIAVGLGQRTGLIKLIGLIVVLILAGTAVSVVGAVGFVGLIIPHLTRKIVGVDYRWIIPCSAVMGSLLLVFADLAARMINPPYETPIGALVALIGVPFFLYLARKERRSL, from the coding sequence ATGAGTTCGAAGGCTTCATCAGCAAGTCATAATACGGAATCTCCGACAGCCAAAATACATACTCGTCCCTGGGCTGCTACCTTGATCCTGACGGGTGGTCTTGTGCTGCTCGCCCTGGGTATGGCCTTGTCCATTTCTTTTGGTGCCGCAGATATTAAGCTCGGCGTAGTCTGGCAAGCCATCTTTAACTTTAATCCGGATCTTACTCCGCATCAGATTATCTGGGAAATTCGATTGCCGCGTATTCTTGGCGGGGCGATGGTCGGTGCCTGCTTCGCGGTAGCTGGTGCAATCATGCAGGGGATGACTCGCAATCCGCTCGCGGATTCGGGCTTACTTGGCCTGAATTCCGGTGCGGGATTTGCCCTTGCTGTATGTTTCGCTTTCTTCCCTGGCATGCCGTACATGTATATCATTATGTATTCCTTTATCGGGGCAGGGCTGGGCGTACTCCTTGTATACGGATTCGGAGCGGCATCCAGATCGGGTCTTACGCCGCTTAGACTTGTGTTGGCAGGAGCAGCGGTATCTGCCATGTTGTCAGCACTGAGTGAAGGGATTGCGTTATATTTCAAAATTGGACAGGATCTCGCCTTCTGGACAGCGGGCGGTGTTGCGGGTACCAAGTGGTCTCAGCTGGAGGTCATGTTCCCCTGGGTCCTGGCTGCACTCATTGCAGGTTTGATTATCTCCCGTTCCATTACGCTCCTTAGTCTCGGCGAGGAGATTGCCGTCGGACTGGGACAGCGTACTGGCCTGATCAAACTGATTGGTCTGATCGTTGTGCTTATTCTAGCGGGTACGGCTGTATCCGTGGTTGGCGCTGTAGGCTTCGTTGGCCTTATCATCCCCCATCTGACACGTAAAATCGTCGGGGTTGATTATCGCTGGATCATTCCATGTTCAGCCGTCATGGGCAGCTTGCTGCTGGTGTTTGCCGATCTAGCTGCACGGATGATCAATCCACCATACGAGACGCCAATTGGTGCTCTGGTTGCCCTGATCGGGGTACCGTTCTTCCTCTATCTGGCCCGTAAAGAAAGGAGGTCTCTGTAA
- a CDS encoding glycerophosphodiester phosphodiesterase, which produces MMAIEIIAHRGASAVCPENTMAAFERCLELGATGIETDVQMSSDGRLVLIHDETLNRTAGASGWVKDTTYEQLRTLDAGSWFHSDFAQERIPSLEELFDLVQGKKILLNLELKNGIVGYKGMEEKIVQAVREWDLEQQVILSSFNHASLVRCKRIAPEIRTALLYMEKLYRPYDYAAKLEASALHPYKLAVTKEEVTAAQAQGISTHPFTVNDPAEMQALIQMGVEAIITDVPDVLSALTGVHSR; this is translated from the coding sequence ATTATGGCGATTGAAATTATTGCGCATAGGGGAGCTTCCGCCGTCTGTCCCGAGAATACGATGGCTGCGTTCGAACGTTGTCTGGAGCTCGGAGCCACGGGCATTGAGACGGATGTTCAGATGTCCAGTGATGGCAGGCTGGTCCTGATTCATGATGAGACATTGAACCGGACTGCAGGTGCATCTGGCTGGGTTAAGGATACAACATACGAGCAATTGCGCACACTTGACGCAGGAAGCTGGTTTCATTCCGATTTCGCCCAGGAGCGCATCCCTTCACTGGAAGAACTATTTGATCTCGTGCAGGGAAAAAAGATTCTGCTTAATCTGGAGCTGAAAAATGGAATTGTCGGCTACAAGGGCATGGAGGAAAAGATCGTGCAGGCCGTTCGGGAGTGGGATTTGGAACAGCAAGTGATCCTATCCAGTTTCAACCATGCATCCTTGGTGAGGTGTAAACGTATTGCTCCGGAGATTAGGACAGCCCTTCTGTACATGGAAAAACTATATCGTCCTTACGACTATGCTGCCAAACTGGAGGCCTCGGCACTGCACCCTTACAAGCTGGCTGTAACTAAGGAGGAAGTAACTGCTGCGCAGGCTCAAGGAATATCGACACATCCTTTTACCGTAAACGATCCTGCAGAGATGCAGGCTTTGATCCAGATGGGTGTGGAAGCCATCATCACCGATGTTCCGGATGTACTGTCCGCATTGACAGGAGTACATAGCCGTTAA
- a CDS encoding FecCD family ABC transporter permease → MGSSTLAGAERKKRTKSTIVMIVLGALIITAFIISMNTGFTRLTPFEVLRTLFGGGTPKQELILFEFRLPRIVISIMVGAGLALSGCILQGVSRNALADPGILGINAGAGLVVMLFVSFFPTTTSAPVFLLPILALVGSSFAAFLIYVLSYKKGEGIMPTRMLLTGIGVAAGISSAMIVLTLRLSPEKYQFVATWMAGSIWGSNWKFVTALLPFLVILVPLVLYKARVLNVLNLGDQTASGLGAPVERERLILLAAAVGLAGSCVSVSGGIGFVGLIGPHLARRLVGPKHQFLLPASALVGSLLVLIADTLGRVILQPSEIPAGILVAILGAPYFLYLLSRSR, encoded by the coding sequence ATGGGATCCTCAACTCTCGCTGGTGCTGAGCGCAAAAAGAGAACGAAAAGCACCATTGTCATGATTGTACTTGGTGCGTTGATTATTACAGCATTTATTATCAGCATGAACACGGGGTTCACGAGGCTGACCCCTTTTGAGGTGCTTCGTACGTTATTCGGTGGGGGAACACCGAAGCAGGAGCTAATCCTGTTTGAGTTCCGTTTGCCCCGGATTGTAATTTCAATCATGGTTGGTGCCGGGCTTGCCTTGTCCGGATGTATTTTGCAAGGTGTGTCCCGCAACGCACTGGCGGACCCAGGGATACTTGGGATTAACGCAGGTGCCGGGCTCGTTGTTATGCTATTTGTATCCTTTTTCCCTACAACAACGTCAGCACCGGTTTTTCTGCTCCCGATTCTTGCCTTAGTCGGATCCAGTTTTGCTGCTTTCCTCATTTATGTCCTTTCGTATAAAAAGGGAGAGGGCATCATGCCCACCCGCATGCTGCTAACAGGGATTGGTGTGGCTGCTGGGATCAGCTCAGCCATGATCGTGCTGACACTTCGGCTTAGCCCCGAAAAGTATCAGTTTGTAGCTACATGGATGGCTGGAAGTATCTGGGGTTCAAACTGGAAGTTCGTAACCGCATTGCTGCCATTTCTCGTTATTTTAGTGCCACTTGTACTGTATAAGGCGCGTGTACTGAATGTCCTGAACCTCGGGGATCAGACAGCGAGTGGTTTGGGTGCGCCGGTTGAACGTGAAAGGCTGATCCTGCTGGCAGCTGCCGTTGGTCTTGCCGGATCTTGCGTATCGGTCAGTGGCGGGATTGGTTTTGTTGGTCTGATCGGACCACATCTGGCTAGACGCCTTGTGGGTCCGAAACATCAGTTTCTTTTGCCTGCATCCGCGTTGGTCGGTTCACTTCTTGTTCTCATTGCGGATACGCTGGGCCGTGTCATTCTGCAGCCTTCCGAGATTCCGGCCGGAATTTTGGTTGCAATTCTCGGTGCGCCATACTTCCTGTATCTCTTGAGCAGATCCAGATAG
- a CDS encoding DUF3221 domain-containing protein — protein sequence MASRVSVLMLLVIISLTGCLGEVQKEGVQPRADAPREKGFTGYVVDRKEDSILVVNPEYEDLSANGGDSLYYPAKWFSNVPDTQLGTYVEVWTDGSPENEPYPGRARAESIAEYTAATPNGAKISEADAIRGGLYLTDGKEIGLPVIEDVEFHADKGIWTVRMRDAKSAHHDQAQLELEVQDVEPVEQVQDQKSK from the coding sequence GTGGCAAGTCGGGTTAGTGTTCTTATGTTGCTTGTGATCATAAGTCTTACAGGCTGTTTGGGAGAGGTTCAGAAGGAAGGGGTACAGCCACGAGCGGATGCTCCAAGAGAGAAAGGGTTTACGGGTTATGTGGTAGATCGCAAAGAGGACTCCATCCTTGTTGTGAATCCCGAATATGAGGACTTGAGCGCGAATGGAGGAGACAGTCTGTATTACCCGGCAAAATGGTTCTCCAATGTACCGGATACTCAGCTCGGTACTTATGTTGAAGTCTGGACGGATGGAAGTCCTGAAAATGAGCCTTATCCAGGTCGGGCAAGAGCAGAGTCCATTGCCGAGTATACTGCGGCAACACCTAATGGCGCGAAGATCAGTGAGGCAGATGCGATTCGTGGCGGACTCTATTTAACTGATGGTAAGGAAATAGGTTTGCCGGTCATTGAAGACGTTGAATTTCATGCCGATAAAGGAATTTGGACAGTGCGAATGCGAGATGCGAAGTCAGCACATCATGATCAGGCCCAGCTTGAACTCGAAGTTCAGGACGTGGAGCCGGTAGAACAAGTGCAAGATCAGAAAAGTAAATGA
- a CDS encoding manganese catalase family protein, giving the protein MFKRMDEILIEIPKVEKPDPNAAASIQELLGGKFGEMSTLNNYLYQSFNFRSKEKLKPFYDLVMSITAEELGHVELVSHGINQCLRGSTAYKEPDDTPLGSVKDARLSYHFLAGAQGAMPFDSMGNPWTGANVFNSGNLVEDLLHNFFLECGARTHKMKVYEMTDHPAAREVVGFLLVRGGVHVVAYAKALEIATGVNVTKLVPIPSLDNKAFTEARKYEEKGVHTKLYTYSDKDFNAISQIWKGTHPEDGQPLEVIQGVPEGFPIPEAPAVEEEFAPGISHEDFAEIARRLKMAGNIAD; this is encoded by the coding sequence CGACCCCAATGCAGCCGCATCCATACAGGAACTGCTAGGCGGCAAATTTGGAGAAATGTCAACGTTGAACAATTACCTCTATCAGTCGTTTAATTTTCGCTCCAAGGAAAAATTGAAACCCTTCTACGACCTCGTCATGAGTATTACAGCCGAAGAATTAGGTCATGTGGAACTGGTGTCTCACGGGATTAACCAGTGTCTCAGAGGTTCTACCGCCTACAAGGAACCCGATGACACACCTCTCGGTTCCGTAAAGGATGCACGTCTATCCTATCACTTCCTTGCCGGAGCACAAGGTGCGATGCCTTTCGACTCCATGGGCAACCCGTGGACCGGGGCAAATGTGTTCAACAGTGGGAATCTGGTCGAGGACCTGCTGCATAACTTTTTCCTCGAATGCGGAGCACGTACACATAAAATGAAAGTTTACGAAATGACGGACCATCCTGCTGCCCGGGAAGTCGTTGGGTTCCTGCTTGTTCGCGGCGGCGTTCACGTCGTGGCCTACGCCAAAGCACTGGAGATTGCAACCGGAGTGAACGTGACCAAGCTGGTTCCTATTCCTTCATTGGACAACAAGGCGTTTACCGAGGCCCGAAAATACGAAGAAAAAGGCGTACACACAAAGCTGTACACCTATAGCGATAAAGACTTTAATGCTATCAGCCAAATTTGGAAAGGAACGCATCCTGAAGATGGACAACCCCTCGAGGTCATTCAAGGTGTTCCAGAAGGCTTTCCGATTCCGGAAGCCCCTGCGGTGGAAGAAGAATTCGCCCCAGGCATTTCACATGAGGACTTCGCGGAAATTGCACGCCGCCTGAAAATGGCAGGGAATATTGCGGATTAA